Part of the Musa acuminata AAA Group cultivar baxijiao chromosome BXJ3-10, Cavendish_Baxijiao_AAA, whole genome shotgun sequence genome, TGAGAAATGCCACGAGGAACTTCCGCCCTGACAGCCTTCTAGGGGAAGGAGGATTCGGTTATGTCTACAAAGGTTGGATCGATGAACAAAGTTTTTCTGCTACGAAGCCTGGATGCGGAATGGTTGTTGCTGTCAAGAAGCTTAAGCCTGAAAGTTTCCAAGGGCACAAGGAATGGCTGGTTTGTTTCCTACACCATCTGCTCCCTCTGTTAAATTCTATGTTAATACTTGTGTATTCTGACTACAGTTACTGAATGATTGCAGACAGAGGTTGATTATCTAGGTCAGCTTCACCATCCAAATTTGGTTAAGCTCATCGGGTACTGTTCAGAGGGTGACAGTAAACTTCTGGTCTATGAATTCATGCCAAAAGGCAGCTTGGAAAATCATCTGTTCAGAAGTACgtaacaaaaagaaatatatacttcGTGACATAACATCTCATAAAACATTGGCTTTACGGTTAGAAGCAGCAAGGCACCACCATCGTCTAGGTAGAAAAGAAGGAACCTAAAAATAGTGCTTATCGTAGGGGGTAGAACACATTGCTTATCTGAAACTACTGCTTCACAGTAACCCTATAGGCAGAATGTTGACCTTTTGTCCAGTCCTTTTGTATCGTTCTAATATATTATTCAGTGATCAGGCACTGTGCCTATCGTGTCTTGGTTATATGTTAGCTTAGCAATCACGATAGTTTCTCTAGAATTTCTTGGTTATTTATTGACAATCCATCTGACATTGTTTTTCATGGTTGCTTCTTCCAGGAAGTGCTCAACCACTATCATGGACGACAAGGATCAAGGTTGCAATTGGAGCTGCTAGAGGACTCACCTTTTTGCATGACGCTGAATCTCAAGTTATATATCGAGATTTTAAGGCCTCCAACATTCTGCTTGACTCGGTATGTTATAGATGTGTGAGAGCGAGAGAGTGTGATTAGGTTGGTAATAAAAGAGGGTGGCTGAAAACATATAAGCTAGAAAAAAATGTTTCTCAAGACTTTTCTTGTTACGCAGGAGTTTAACGCCAAGCTTTCAGACTTTGGCTTGGCAAAAGCTGGACCAACCGGAGATAGAACTCATGTGTCGACCCAAGTCATAGGCACTCATGGATATGCAGCTCCAGAATATATCGCAACAGGTTTTGTATTCTAGCTATTAAACCTTGTTCACTCCTCATTTTTTCAGCATATCTGAGATTAGATTGTGATATAGTATCGGTATTAAGACACCTACATGATCATTCGGTTAGAATACTTCTTGAACGATTAAAGAAATTCTCTGGAATTCAGTAAAATTCATTTCGCTAATTTAGTCGCCCATAATTATCATCGAAAAACACAAAGTAAAAGGAAATTCTTAGAATTTGAAGCCAACAGAGACCAAAATTTCAGAGATGGCATGATGTAACTTAACTCTTAAGAAGGCCAAAATTTCTCGGAGCAGCTCTTTGGAGGTAAAAATGGCAAGCTTGTAGACGGCATTGTTCATCTCTATATGTCGACTAGCCAACTAATTAAAACTCAAAATTCATTAATATGTTATCGacccttctttctttccttcctttcGGATAGCTTTGTTGTTTATGAAGTTTGACTTTAGAAGCATCCAATATTTTACAGGTAGACTTTCGGTGAAAGCTGACGTCTACAGTTTCGGGGTTGTACTATTGGAGCTCTTGTCTGGGCGTCGAGCCGTCGACAAATCAAAGCTGGGCATAGAGCAGAACCTGGTGGAATGGGCGAAACCCTGTTTGGGTGACAAGCGGAAAGTATTCCGGATCATGGACACAAGGCTGGAAGGGCAGTATCCAAAGAATGGAGCTCTTGTTGTTTCCATGCTTGCTTTGCAATGTATCGACCATGAGGCCAAACTCCGGCCTCGTATGTCTCATGTCTTGGCCTCACTGGAGCAATTGCAAGATCCCAAATCTGCAGCGTTTCCTCCGCAAGCTGATCGACACAAGACCTCCTGTGCCATCTCCAAGTCACCAACGACGCATCGTCATTCGTCGCTACACCCAGCGGCGGCCGTAAGGTCTCCATTGCCGCCGATAGCGGTCACCACTCGAACACTAAGCTAGAGACTTCACTGGAACTAGTATTGTCAGGTCcaatttcgatcaggatgagtcgCTAATCTGTTTTGTGCTTCTCTTAAGTTAGTTTATAGATTGATGTTTGTACTTCACATCATCTGTTGTAGGCACTTGTCCTTAAAAAATTCACCTGAAAGTCCATTGACAATTGCTTTCAGGTGCATGTTTCATGGTTCTTCTTGTGATCATAGGAATGCATTAGTGTGGCTTCTTATGCCATGATCTTGGTTTTGTTCTGTTTCTGCTGTAGCAAATGTCATAGATTGGCAAGCCTATTACTGATTGTGTCTTAGTTTCATGTGCGAGAACTTAAATGTGAGGTAAACTCTCGTCAACCTTCTTATACTCATCAAATGTGTTACAAACAATAATGAATAGATAGAAGATTTGAGACGAAGGATCACATAAAGACGCATAGGTAATTCACTGCCAGCAGAGAAgtgcaaaaaaggaaaagaagactaTCGAAACCATTCTTTCCGCACGTACACAGTGGGAGAAGATGAGCTATGGAGACCACCACCTGAAAGCTAGTGAAGAAGGAAGAATCCGCGACACAAGTAGACGGCTGTAAGCATCGATCTAAAGCTCTGCATCAGGTTTCCCACTAGGCTTCGACA contains:
- the LOC103968623 gene encoding probable serine/threonine-protein kinase PBL3 is translated as MGNCVISSSRVENAHTPRNASYPPKVVTSKRSLFSVSSSRATFSSPSTLSVPSFSDKTSNGNLSTPRTEGEILSSSQLKAFTFNELRNATRNFRPDSLLGEGGFGYVYKGWIDEQSFSATKPGCGMVVAVKKLKPESFQGHKEWLTEVDYLGQLHHPNLVKLIGYCSEGDSKLLVYEFMPKGSLENHLFRRSAQPLSWTTRIKVAIGAARGLTFLHDAESQVIYRDFKASNILLDSEFNAKLSDFGLAKAGPTGDRTHVSTQVIGTHGYAAPEYIATGRLSVKADVYSFGVVLLELLSGRRAVDKSKLGIEQNLVEWAKPCLGDKRKVFRIMDTRLEGQYPKNGALVVSMLALQCIDHEAKLRPRMSHVLASLEQLQDPKSAAFPPQADRHKTSCAISKSPTTHRHSSLHPAAAVRSPLPPIAVTTRTLS